The following are encoded in a window of Roseivirga misakiensis genomic DNA:
- a CDS encoding CBS domain-containing protein — translation MNFTGVKAAEPTKSVHQYRPVTDYMTSDVITFSPDQSIADAMDTFLELRISGAPVVDHNGKILGILSEIDCLKILVDEAYHNLPHGRINVSNYMSAGVSTVPITADVLDVASKFLRTHFRRFPVVDVNGKLVGQVSRRDILKATRDMKTSTW, via the coding sequence ATGAACTTTACAGGCGTAAAAGCAGCAGAACCCACCAAATCAGTCCACCAATACCGTCCAGTTACTGACTATATGACTTCAGACGTAATCACTTTTAGTCCAGATCAGAGCATTGCCGATGCCATGGACACCTTTCTTGAGTTGAGAATATCAGGTGCTCCAGTAGTCGATCATAACGGAAAAATACTTGGCATTTTATCTGAGATTGACTGTTTAAAAATCTTAGTGGATGAGGCTTATCACAATTTACCTCATGGTCGAATCAACGTCTCAAACTATATGAGTGCTGGGGTTTCTACTGTTCCGATTACTGCAGATGTTTTAGACGTGGCTTCTAAGTTTTTAAGAACGCATTTTAGACGCTTCCCTGTAGTAGACGTAAATGGGAAACTTGTTGGACAAGTGAGCAGAAGAGATATCCTCAAAGCTACCAGAGACATGAAAACATCTACTTGGTAA
- a CDS encoding DUF6134 family protein, with amino-acid sequence MIKLLVQINCVLILSTLTFTAYSQNLTYDAYIRGHKVGEMVVSREVNDESTKISVKTHIEAHMLVKITVDFVSESTYMDNKLIIGEATSHTNGHLKSSVHTVFKDGKYVINKDGKESSLPLESIVGADYYYFETPVGKQKTYALATGIMLDIVNNNDQTFYFEHDGKKELHTFANGRLSELEISHRLYTVTFKIRK; translated from the coding sequence ATGATCAAACTCTTGGTTCAAATCAATTGCGTATTGATCTTATCTACGCTCACATTCACAGCCTACAGTCAAAACTTAACTTATGACGCGTATATACGTGGCCATAAAGTTGGGGAAATGGTAGTTTCTAGAGAAGTAAATGACGAAAGCACCAAAATCTCCGTCAAAACGCATATTGAAGCTCATATGCTAGTCAAGATTACAGTGGATTTTGTAAGTGAGTCTACCTATATGGATAACAAACTGATTATTGGTGAAGCAACGTCGCATACTAACGGACATTTGAAGTCATCGGTACACACTGTTTTTAAAGATGGGAAGTATGTCATCAATAAAGATGGAAAAGAATCGTCCCTCCCCTTAGAAAGTATAGTAGGTGCCGATTATTACTATTTTGAAACACCCGTTGGGAAACAGAAGACTTATGCCTTGGCAACAGGCATTATGCTTGATATTGTAAATAATAATGATCAGACGTTTTACTTTGAACATGACGGCAAGAAGGAGTTACATACATTCGCCAATGGCCGATTAAGTGAACTGGAGATCAGTCACAGACTTTATACCGTTACCTTTAAGATTCGCAAGTAG
- a CDS encoding GNAT family N-acetyltransferase, with protein sequence MDYNILEKESETKGSFYIEENGDILAEMTYSKAGEERIIIDHTEVSEKLRGKGAGVQLVEYAVDFVRKKGIKLLPLCPFAKATLLRHPEWKDVW encoded by the coding sequence ATGGATTACAATATACTCGAGAAAGAAAGTGAAACCAAAGGGAGTTTCTACATTGAAGAGAATGGCGATATTTTAGCCGAAATGACCTACTCTAAAGCTGGCGAAGAGCGAATTATTATTGATCATACAGAAGTAAGTGAAAAATTAAGAGGTAAAGGGGCAGGCGTGCAATTGGTGGAATATGCTGTGGACTTTGTACGAAAGAAGGGCATTAAGTTACTTCCATTATGTCCTTTTGCTAAAGCTACACTTTTGCGACACCCAGAATGGAAAGATGTATGGTAA